A genomic window from Meiothermus cerbereus DSM 11376 includes:
- a CDS encoding shikimate kinase, translated as MIEIERPVTWVALTGFMGVGKSRIGRELARELMLHFIDLDRYIEREMGLSVADIFRHLGEPTFRQLEAEAVNELTQKDYLVLSLGGGTFVNPENRQKLLQRGPVVALWASPSTIFERVSRRPGQRPILDNPDPFKRIQQLLAEREAIYRQATIHVSTDGRRISDVIDEIIERLWEYAEATD; from the coding sequence ATGATTGAGATTGAGCGCCCCGTAACCTGGGTGGCCCTTACGGGCTTTATGGGCGTAGGCAAAAGCCGTATTGGGCGGGAACTGGCCCGCGAGTTGATGCTGCACTTCATTGACCTCGACCGCTACATCGAACGCGAGATGGGGCTTTCGGTGGCCGATATTTTCCGCCACCTGGGAGAACCGACTTTCCGGCAACTCGAGGCCGAGGCAGTCAACGAGCTCACCCAGAAAGACTATCTGGTGCTCTCGTTGGGCGGCGGCACTTTTGTCAACCCAGAAAACCGCCAGAAGCTGTTGCAGCGCGGGCCGGTGGTGGCGCTCTGGGCCAGCCCCAGCACCATCTTCGAGCGCGTCAGCCGCCGCCCTGGTCAGCGCCCTATCCTCGATAACCCCGACCCCTTCAAACGCATCCAGCAGCTCCTGGCTGAGCGAGAGGCCATCTACCGCCAGGCCACCATCCATGTTTCCACCGATGGCCGACGAATCTCCGACGTGATAGACGAAATTATCGAGCGACTGTGGGAGTATGCAGAAGCTACAGATTAA
- the aroC gene encoding chorismate synthase produces the protein MRFLTAGESHGPQLTGIVEGLPSQLPLTVEDINPWLKKRQGGYGRGRRMVIETDTVEFMSGVRAGRTTGAPVTLVIKNTDYRNWVEIMDPAPGNEPRKKALTAARPGHADLAGGVKYGHKDLRDVLERASARETAMRVAVGAIAHKLLSFFGVESASFVDGMAGVWSEVPFEWNLKERIEASPVRMADPQAEAEVIRRVDAARASGDTLGGVIEARFKGLVMGLGSQMHWERKLDGRIAQMVMSIPAIKGVEIGSGFGNAMRLGSQVHDPIYWEQGRGYYRQSNRSGGTEAGMTTGEELVVRAALKPIATLMRPLPTVDVVTHQPADAARERSDVTAVPAASVILEALVGIVLAQAYLEKFGGDTLDELIERVERYKERVLRY, from the coding sequence ATGCGTTTTCTGACTGCTGGAGAATCCCACGGGCCGCAGCTTACTGGCATTGTGGAGGGTCTGCCCAGCCAACTGCCCCTTACGGTAGAAGACATCAACCCCTGGCTCAAAAAACGCCAGGGCGGGTATGGGCGTGGACGGCGGATGGTTATCGAGACCGACACGGTGGAGTTCATGAGCGGGGTGCGGGCCGGACGTACCACTGGGGCTCCGGTTACGCTGGTCATCAAAAACACCGACTACCGCAACTGGGTCGAGATAATGGATCCAGCCCCAGGCAACGAACCCCGCAAAAAAGCCCTTACGGCGGCCAGGCCCGGTCACGCCGACCTTGCCGGAGGGGTCAAGTACGGCCACAAAGATTTGCGAGACGTGCTCGAGCGGGCCTCGGCCCGCGAGACCGCTATGCGGGTGGCGGTAGGGGCTATTGCCCACAAGTTACTCTCGTTCTTTGGGGTAGAGAGTGCTTCATTTGTCGATGGCATGGCCGGGGTCTGGAGTGAAGTGCCTTTTGAGTGGAACCTTAAGGAGCGCATCGAAGCCAGTCCGGTACGAATGGCCGACCCCCAGGCTGAAGCCGAGGTCATCCGCCGGGTGGACGCGGCCAGGGCCAGTGGCGATACCCTGGGGGGCGTTATCGAAGCGCGATTTAAGGGCCTGGTGATGGGGTTGGGCTCCCAGATGCACTGGGAGCGCAAGCTCGACGGGCGCATCGCCCAGATGGTCATGAGCATCCCGGCCATCAAAGGGGTGGAGATTGGTAGCGGCTTCGGCAACGCCATGAGGCTGGGTTCGCAGGTTCACGACCCCATCTACTGGGAACAAGGCCGGGGATACTATCGTCAGAGCAACCGCTCCGGGGGCACCGAGGCCGGTATGACCACCGGCGAGGAGCTGGTGGTGCGGGCAGCCCTCAAACCCATCGCCACCCTGATGAGGCCACTGCCCACGGTGGACGTGGTCACCCACCAGCCCGCCGACGCCGCCCGTGAACGTTCCGACGTAACGGCTGTACCTGCGGCCAGCGTAATTCTGGAAGCTCTGGTCGGCATCGTGCTGGCCCAGGCCTACCTGGAAAAATTTGGCGGCGATACCCTGGACGAACTTATCGAGCGGGTAGAACGATACAAAGAGCGGGTGCTGCGATACTAG